The proteins below come from a single Psychrobacter sp. FDAARGOS_221 genomic window:
- a CDS encoding ABC transporter ATP-binding protein, with protein sequence MMEANDLRLTFNRGTPIENPALRGISLNIAEGEFVTVIGTNGAGKSTFLNAVSGTIRVDSGSILLNGMDVTKKSAHKRAHWVARVFQDPMAGTCEALTIEENLALAFKRGGRRGLKFALNNENRELFREKLSILKLGLENRLTDRMGLLSGGQRQAVSLLMASLQPSKILLLDEHTAALDPKTAAFVLELTDKIVHDNNLTTMMVTHSMQQALTHGDRTVMLHQGQVVLDVAGDERKGMDVHDLLDMFERTRGEKVEDDSLILS encoded by the coding sequence ATGATGGAAGCCAATGACCTACGGTTAACCTTTAACCGTGGTACGCCAATTGAAAACCCTGCGCTACGTGGCATTAGCTTAAACATCGCTGAAGGTGAGTTTGTGACCGTCATTGGAACAAATGGCGCGGGGAAATCTACCTTTTTGAATGCAGTTAGTGGCACCATACGCGTTGATAGTGGCTCTATCTTATTGAACGGTATGGATGTTACCAAAAAGAGCGCACACAAAAGAGCGCATTGGGTTGCCCGTGTTTTCCAAGACCCTATGGCGGGTACTTGTGAAGCCCTGACCATTGAAGAGAACTTAGCACTGGCCTTCAAACGAGGCGGCAGACGTGGTTTAAAGTTTGCGCTCAATAATGAAAACCGTGAACTGTTCCGTGAAAAGCTGTCTATCTTAAAGCTGGGTCTTGAAAACCGTCTTACCGATAGAATGGGATTGTTATCAGGTGGTCAGCGTCAGGCGGTTAGCTTGCTAATGGCCTCATTACAACCGTCAAAAATCTTACTGCTGGATGAGCACACTGCTGCACTAGATCCTAAAACCGCTGCTTTCGTGTTAGAGCTGACTGATAAGATTGTGCATGATAATAATCTAACCACCATGATGGTCACCCATTCAATGCAGCAGGCACTGACCCATGGTGATCGCACTGTGATGTTACACCAAGGTCAGGTCGTACTTGATGTGGCAGGAGATGAGCGTAAAGGCATGGATGTGCATGACTTACTCGATATGTTCGAGCGCACCCGTGGTGAAAAAGTTGAGGATGACAGCTTAATTTTAAGCTAA
- a CDS encoding DUF302 domain-containing protein, protein MTLFAEIDHTQAAHDVGLQMQPATVLIFGHPKAGTPLMKKDPTFALQLPLKILITEVDNKVLVSFNDTRELIRGSNIQYIDVENSLAAAEKLISNTVTQ, encoded by the coding sequence ATGACTCTGTTTGCAGAGATTGATCATACCCAAGCGGCTCATGATGTTGGCTTACAGATGCAGCCAGCAACCGTGTTAATATTCGGTCACCCTAAGGCAGGCACGCCACTGATGAAGAAGGATCCAACCTTTGCTTTACAGTTGCCGTTAAAGATATTGATTACCGAAGTTGATAATAAGGTTTTGGTAAGCTTTAATGATACTCGCGAGCTTATCAGGGGCAGCAACATTCAATACATTGATGTTGAAAACAGTTTGGCCGCTGCCGAGAAACTGATTAGCAATACAGTCACGCAGTAG
- a CDS encoding pyridoxal phosphate-dependent aminotransferase: MIKKAPLAAINHKGIALPSDVLRLNFNENALGMPPSAKQAIADHINLAFRYPDEYRRKLISKLATRHNVTESQISMGNGSSENIRSVVQMLNTKALSQGLKFQVIIPTPTFHFAELYASLLNIPVVRVPLISDDFAIDLETMQCIADKFDGISLFYLVNPNNPTSTIIKSKKLQKCIKDAPDNHYFLLDEAYGDYVRDPGFTSGIDLIKQQLSDNIIVTRTFSKLYAMAGLRVGYAISNALTVKSLESFMSLDNTNLAGALAASAALDDTEFRDYALQSNNEARLIVENALDELGLRYLDSQACFVLHEITTEVPLYQSRMAEHNILVGREFLPIRGYNRVSLGTPEQMQKFVTTLKLFRDKNWL, from the coding sequence ATGATAAAGAAAGCCCCATTAGCCGCTATCAACCATAAGGGCATTGCCCTACCCAGTGATGTTTTAAGATTAAATTTCAATGAAAATGCCTTAGGGATGCCGCCTAGTGCCAAGCAAGCCATTGCCGATCATATCAATCTGGCTTTTCGTTACCCTGATGAATACCGACGCAAGCTAATCTCGAAACTAGCCACACGACACAATGTCACCGAAAGCCAAATCTCTATGGGTAATGGTTCTAGTGAAAATATTCGCTCAGTTGTACAGATGCTAAATACTAAAGCACTCAGTCAAGGCTTAAAGTTTCAGGTCATTATCCCCACGCCAACTTTCCATTTTGCTGAACTATACGCCAGCTTGCTCAATATTCCAGTCGTGAGAGTGCCTTTAATCAGTGATGATTTTGCGATAGACCTTGAGACCATGCAATGTATTGCGGATAAATTTGATGGCATTAGTCTGTTTTATCTGGTCAATCCAAATAACCCAACCTCAACCATTATTAAGTCTAAGAAACTGCAAAAGTGTATTAAAGACGCACCTGATAATCACTACTTCTTATTAGATGAGGCCTATGGCGATTATGTTAGAGACCCAGGCTTCACCAGTGGTATCGACTTAATCAAGCAACAACTCTCAGATAATATTATCGTTACTCGGACTTTCTCCAAGCTTTATGCCATGGCTGGACTGCGTGTTGGCTATGCCATTTCCAACGCATTAACCGTCAAGTCGCTAGAATCTTTTATGTCGCTTGATAACACCAATCTAGCCGGCGCGCTTGCCGCCAGTGCAGCGTTAGATGACACCGAGTTTCGAGATTATGCCTTACAATCAAACAATGAGGCCCGTCTTATTGTCGAGAATGCATTGGACGAGTTAGGGTTACGTTATTTGGACAGCCAGGCCTGCTTTGTGCTGCATGAGATAACCACCGAGGTGCCACTCTATCAGTCACGTATGGCTGAGCATAATATCTTGGTTGGTCGAGAGTTCTTACCAATTAGGGGTTATAACCGAGTATCACTGGGTACACCAGAGCAAATGCAGAAGTTTGTGACTACCTTAAAGCTTTTTCGTGATAAAAACTGGCTGTAG
- a CDS encoding saccharopine dehydrogenase family protein, whose protein sequence is MTTQASKRNVLIIGAGGVAQVVAHKCAMHNDVLGEIHIASRTKAKCDAIAESVKEKGSFKQPATLHTHAIDAMDSAAVAELIKQTDTQIVINVGSAFVNMTVLEACIDTGVAYIDTAIHEDPRKICETPPWYGNYEWKRKQRCADNNVTAILGAGFDPGVVNAYARVGYDMMDKGSVTDIDIIDINAGSHGKYFATNFDPEINFREFTGTVYSWQNSQWQSNKMFEVKRTDDLPVVGEQNSYLSGHDEIHSLSANLDVPNIRFWMGFGDHYINVFTVLQSLGLLSEQPVITAEGQEVVPLKVVKAVLPDPSSLAPNYTGKTCIGDKVKGKINGVDTEVFIYNVSDHKEAYNEVGSQGISYTAGVPPVAAAILVATGEWDVGHMANVEELDVKPFINLLNKIGLPTRIQDDQGDRALEFDI, encoded by the coding sequence GTGACTACTCAAGCTTCAAAACGTAATGTATTGATCATAGGCGCAGGCGGTGTTGCGCAAGTGGTTGCCCATAAATGTGCGATGCACAATGATGTATTGGGCGAGATTCATATTGCTTCTCGTACCAAAGCCAAATGTGATGCCATTGCTGAAAGCGTTAAAGAAAAAGGTAGCTTTAAGCAACCTGCGACTTTGCATACCCATGCCATCGATGCGATGGACTCAGCAGCAGTAGCTGAGTTAATCAAACAAACAGACACCCAAATTGTGATTAATGTGGGTTCTGCTTTCGTCAATATGACCGTTCTTGAAGCCTGTATCGATACCGGTGTGGCTTATATTGACACTGCTATTCATGAAGATCCTCGCAAGATTTGTGAGACCCCGCCTTGGTATGGCAACTACGAGTGGAAGCGCAAACAGCGCTGTGCCGATAATAATGTAACCGCCATTTTAGGTGCTGGTTTTGATCCCGGTGTGGTTAATGCGTACGCGCGCGTTGGTTACGATATGATGGATAAAGGCTCGGTAACCGATATTGATATTATCGATATTAATGCCGGCAGCCATGGCAAGTACTTTGCTACCAACTTTGACCCAGAGATTAATTTCCGTGAATTTACCGGTACCGTATACTCTTGGCAAAACAGCCAGTGGCAGTCAAACAAAATGTTTGAAGTCAAACGTACTGATGATTTACCTGTGGTTGGTGAGCAAAACAGCTACCTAAGTGGTCATGACGAAATCCACTCGTTATCAGCGAACTTAGATGTACCCAACATTCGTTTCTGGATGGGCTTTGGTGATCATTACATCAATGTGTTTACCGTATTACAAAGCTTAGGCTTATTATCTGAGCAGCCAGTCATTACTGCCGAAGGTCAAGAAGTGGTACCACTGAAAGTAGTGAAAGCTGTGCTACCAGACCCAAGCTCATTGGCACCAAACTACACCGGTAAAACCTGTATTGGTGACAAAGTTAAAGGTAAGATTAACGGGGTAGACACTGAAGTATTTATCTACAACGTATCAGATCACAAAGAAGCCTATAACGAAGTCGGTAGTCAAGGTATCTCTTATACTGCTGGCGTCCCTCCTGTCGCAGCTGCTATTTTAGTGGCCACTGGTGAGTGGGACGTGGGTCATATGGCAAACGTTGAAGAGCTGGATGTGAAGCCATTTATCAATCTACTTAACAAAATCGGCCTGCCAACCCGTATTCAAGATGATCAAGGCGATCGTGCTTTAGAGTTTGATATCTAA
- the nspC gene encoding carboxynorspermidine decarboxylase: MLKTPYYQIDIPALKQNLEIVKQLCDLSGAKALLALKCFATWGVFDEMAPYLHGTTSSSLNEVRLGKEEFGDGSDKETHAYSVAYSPDEIDDVLTYADKIIFNSFNQLHAFKDQATAKGVPVGLRINPKTSNSSFIIADPARPFSRLGEHDINKIKPVIDHITGVMIHNNCENESFEAFSASLDDIENKFGDLFHQLEWVSLGGGIHFIAPDYPLEKLAQRLKDFSEKYRVQVYLEPGEACIHNAAKLVTTVLDTLHNGKPLAVVDASIEAHMLDLLIYRETAPLVQINDDNCHMTSQETDDSTIIYGKSCLAGDIFGEYALDKPLAIGDKVAFGNAAGYTMVKKNWFNGVAMPAIVICDEQGELKVQKTFGYDDFKASLS; this comes from the coding sequence ATGCTAAAAACACCGTATTACCAAATTGATATCCCTGCCTTAAAGCAAAACCTTGAGATTGTTAAACAGCTGTGTGATTTATCTGGTGCAAAAGCGTTGTTGGCACTTAAGTGCTTTGCCACTTGGGGCGTGTTTGATGAGATGGCGCCTTATTTGCATGGCACCACATCGTCCTCACTGAATGAGGTGCGCTTGGGCAAAGAAGAGTTTGGTGATGGGTCAGATAAAGAAACGCATGCTTATAGTGTGGCCTATAGCCCTGATGAAATTGATGACGTATTAACCTACGCTGACAAGATTATCTTTAACTCTTTTAATCAGTTACATGCGTTCAAAGATCAAGCTACGGCAAAAGGTGTGCCGGTTGGTTTGCGTATTAATCCAAAAACCAGCAACTCATCTTTTATTATTGCTGATCCCGCCCGTCCTTTTAGTCGTCTAGGCGAGCATGACATTAACAAAATAAAACCTGTTATTGACCACATCACCGGCGTGATGATTCATAATAACTGTGAGAACGAAAGCTTTGAGGCCTTTAGTGCCAGTCTTGATGACATTGAAAACAAGTTTGGTGATCTGTTTCATCAACTTGAATGGGTCAGCTTAGGCGGCGGTATTCACTTTATTGCACCAGACTATCCGCTTGAAAAATTAGCACAGCGCTTAAAAGACTTTAGTGAAAAATACCGGGTGCAAGTGTATCTAGAGCCGGGTGAAGCCTGTATTCATAACGCTGCCAAACTGGTAACCACAGTATTAGATACTTTGCACAACGGTAAGCCGTTGGCCGTAGTTGATGCGTCAATCGAAGCGCACATGCTGGATTTGTTAATCTATCGTGAAACTGCTCCGCTGGTTCAAATCAATGATGACAACTGTCATATGACATCGCAAGAGACCGATGACAGCACCATTATTTATGGTAAATCATGTCTGGCAGGCGATATCTTCGGTGAGTATGCGCTAGATAAGCCATTGGCTATTGGTGATAAAGTGGCGTTTGGTAACGCAGCGGGTTATACCATGGTTAAGAAAAACTGGTTCAATGGGGTAGCGATGCCAGCGATTGTTATTTGTGACGAGCAAGGCGAGCTTAAGGTTCAAAAAACCTTTGGCTATGACGACTTTAAGGCCAGCCTGTCTTAA
- a CDS encoding septum formation family protein produces MKYRWVAMMMLAILGVSCSQQDSQSIVVDSEVNDLLVGMCFDDPSEEDIIIDEARNTAADNFPIVDCQALHDNEIYYIFNLPEAKEYVETETLLNSMLDVCEDKFKGYVGKSYKKSYYEMSVLTPTVTSWEDGDREVVCYAFHPNGKKIDFPLKDINE; encoded by the coding sequence ATGAAGTATCGGTGGGTAGCTATGATGATGTTAGCGATATTAGGTGTTAGCTGCTCACAGCAAGACAGCCAAAGTATCGTTGTTGACAGCGAAGTCAATGACTTGCTTGTGGGCATGTGCTTTGATGACCCGAGTGAAGAGGACATCATCATCGATGAGGCGCGTAATACCGCCGCAGATAACTTTCCTATTGTCGATTGTCAGGCGCTGCATGACAATGAGATTTACTATATATTCAATCTGCCTGAGGCTAAAGAATATGTGGAGACTGAAACCTTATTGAACAGCATGCTTGATGTGTGCGAAGACAAGTTTAAAGGTTATGTCGGTAAGTCATATAAGAAGTCTTATTATGAAATGTCGGTGCTGACACCAACCGTTACCAGCTGGGAAGATGGCGATAGGGAAGTGGTTTGTTATGCATTTCATCCTAATGGCAAAAAGATTGATTTTCCGTTAAAAGATATCAATGAATAG
- a CDS encoding vWA domain-containing protein, which yields MFVKLFYTLRAYGVPVSTRELLDLNAALDKGLMRQPHPELSADDPDNKDLWTFASRDDMYRLIKLCMVKDERHFDKFDRAMADYFEGVDSLDIDELMSKLTHIPKEWLDLKLDPKNLTEEQRRLLKKYGSLEELMKALEERLKEQKERHQGGSKWVGTGGTSPFGAYGDHPEGVRVGGESRKRSAVKVWEQRKYRDLDDDKLLGTRQLQMALRNLRQFARTGSADELDIEQTIKRTAQKGVLDIHMQPERRNRVKVLMLFDVGGSMDEHIEALESLFSAAKNEFKTLEFFYFHNCLYDFVWKNNQRRHAERTPTMELLQKYGREYRVIFVGDASMSPYELFSVGGSVEYMNPEPGAVWLKRILEHFDKVAWLNPVEQAHWQYVHTINEIEKIMQGHMYPMTLHGVEDMTTYLAR from the coding sequence ATGTTTGTCAAATTGTTTTATACCTTGCGTGCTTATGGGGTGCCAGTTAGCACCCGTGAGCTACTCGATTTAAATGCAGCGCTGGATAAGGGCTTGATGCGTCAGCCACATCCAGAGCTGTCTGCGGATGATCCCGACAACAAGGACTTATGGACCTTTGCCAGTCGTGACGATATGTACCGGCTGATTAAGCTGTGTATGGTCAAAGATGAGCGTCACTTTGATAAGTTTGATCGGGCCATGGCGGACTATTTTGAAGGTGTCGATAGCTTAGATATCGATGAGCTGATGTCGAAGCTGACTCACATTCCCAAAGAGTGGCTCGACTTAAAGCTTGATCCAAAAAACTTAACCGAAGAGCAGCGTCGTTTGCTCAAAAAATACGGCTCACTTGAGGAGCTGATGAAGGCACTCGAAGAGCGCTTAAAAGAACAAAAAGAGCGCCATCAAGGTGGCAGTAAATGGGTCGGTACCGGTGGCACTTCTCCATTTGGTGCTTATGGCGATCACCCAGAAGGGGTTCGTGTCGGCGGTGAATCGCGTAAACGCAGTGCGGTCAAAGTCTGGGAACAACGCAAATACCGTGACCTCGATGATGATAAGCTGCTGGGTACTCGCCAATTACAGATGGCGCTGCGCAATTTGCGTCAGTTTGCCCGTACCGGTAGTGCCGATGAGTTGGATATTGAGCAAACCATTAAGCGTACAGCGCAAAAAGGGGTGCTGGATATTCATATGCAGCCAGAGCGTCGTAATCGAGTTAAGGTGTTAATGTTGTTTGATGTGGGCGGCAGTATGGATGAGCATATTGAAGCACTTGAAAGCTTATTCTCAGCGGCCAAAAATGAATTTAAAACCTTAGAGTTTTTCTATTTTCACAACTGTTTGTATGACTTTGTGTGGAAGAACAATCAACGCCGTCATGCCGAGCGTACGCCTACTATGGAGCTGCTACAAAAATACGGCCGTGAATATCGAGTGATTTTTGTCGGGGATGCGTCGATGTCGCCTTATGAGCTGTTTTCAGTGGGCGGCAGTGTCGAGTACATGAATCCTGAGCCAGGCGCGGTATGGTTAAAGCGCATATTAGAACACTTTGATAAGGTGGCGTGGCTTAATCCGGTTGAGCAAGCACACTGGCAGTATGTGCATACCATTAATGAGATTGAAAAGATCATGCAGGGGCACATGTATCCGATGACCTTGCATGGTGTGGAAGATATGACCACTTATTTGGCCAGATAA
- a CDS encoding AAA family ATPase: MSQDIDNNQQHAQNTQFSGTQSYIATDDLQLAVNAAITLQKPLLIKGEPGTGKTLLAEEVAQSLGMPLITWHIKSTTKAEQGLYEYDAVSRLRDSQLGDDKVYDINNYIKPGKLWEAFTSEQRSVLLIDEIDKADIEFPNDLLHELDKMSFYVYETGETITADKRPVVIITSNNEKELPDAFLRRCFFHYIDFPDEETMRQIVEVHFPDIQQKLVNDALNVFYKLRSLQGLKKPPSTSELVDWLTLLLADDMAQEELEENLRGEKSIPPLYGALLKNEADISLLQRFANLMNR, encoded by the coding sequence ATGAGCCAAGACATTGATAATAATCAACAACACGCCCAAAATACCCAATTTTCAGGTACCCAAAGCTATATTGCTACCGATGACTTACAGCTTGCGGTCAATGCCGCCATCACCTTGCAAAAGCCTTTACTGATTAAAGGTGAGCCAGGAACAGGTAAGACCTTATTGGCGGAAGAAGTGGCACAAAGTTTAGGTATGCCACTGATTACTTGGCACATTAAGTCGACGACCAAAGCGGAGCAAGGTCTGTATGAGTACGACGCTGTTTCGCGTCTACGTGATTCACAACTGGGCGATGACAAAGTGTATGACATCAACAACTACATTAAGCCTGGTAAATTGTGGGAAGCCTTTACCTCAGAACAGCGCAGCGTGTTGCTGATTGACGAAATTGATAAAGCCGATATTGAGTTTCCAAACGACTTGCTGCATGAGTTGGACAAAATGTCGTTTTATGTTTATGAGACGGGTGAAACCATCACTGCTGACAAGCGTCCGGTAGTGATTATCACCTCAAATAACGAAAAAGAGCTGCCCGATGCATTCTTACGTCGCTGCTTTTTCCATTACATTGACTTCCCAGATGAAGAAACCATGCGCCAAATCGTTGAGGTGCATTTCCCAGACATTCAACAAAAACTGGTCAATGATGCGCTCAATGTGTTCTATAAGCTTCGTAGTTTACAAGGGCTTAAAAAGCCGCCTTCAACATCAGAGTTGGTTGATTGGTTAACGCTACTATTAGCAGATGACATGGCACAAGAAGAGCTTGAAGAAAACCTACGTGGTGAAAAGTCAATTCCGCCGTTATATGGTGCACTGCTTAAAAACGAAGCCGATATTAGCTTATTACAGCGCTTTGCTAACTTGATGAATCGCTAG
- a CDS encoding YcgL domain-containing protein, whose protein sequence is MHCDIYKFPKHSEMYVYIARPDYPNDTDELKDWLGVLPKELRQSLGESKFLMHLDLAETKKLARVDKQEVIAKLESQGYFVQSPPSDVLLAQAQSRMKESQDNRYD, encoded by the coding sequence ATGCATTGTGATATTTATAAGTTTCCAAAACACAGTGAAATGTATGTTTATATCGCGCGTCCAGATTATCCTAATGATACCGATGAGCTAAAAGATTGGCTTGGTGTGTTACCAAAAGAGCTGCGCCAAAGCTTGGGCGAATCTAAGTTTTTAATGCATTTAGACTTAGCAGAAACCAAAAAGCTGGCACGAGTAGATAAGCAAGAGGTGATCGCTAAATTAGAGTCACAAGGCTATTTTGTCCAATCACCGCCATCTGATGTGCTATTGGCTCAAGCTCAGTCACGTATGAAAGAATCACAAGACAATCGCTACGACTAG
- the gcvT gene encoding glycine cleavage system aminomethyltransferase GcvT: protein MSTLQRTPFYQSHLDAGGKLVDFSGWELPIHYGSQIDEHEAVRTDAGMFDVSHMVITDVAGPQAKAWLQKLLANDVAKLKTVGKALYSGMLNEEGGIIDDLIVYLMNEAETEYRIVSNAATRDKDLAQFNKVAADFDVELTERPELAMLAVQGPKAVAKLKQAKPNWSDILDEIKPFVGADLAEIESDNWFVARTGYTGEDGVEVILPGEQAQAFYSLLLDNGVKPAGLGARDTLRMEAGMNLYGHDMDESTSPYECNMGWTLALKDDRDFVGREALVAKRQQSKEDGTAMKQVGLLLETRGVLREGMTVTINQGTDNEQTGTITSGTFSPSLKQSIAIARIPANVSDEDSVQVDLRGKGKFVDLRVLKLPFVRNGEKQFD, encoded by the coding sequence ATGAGCACTTTACAACGTACGCCTTTTTATCAATCTCACTTAGATGCTGGCGGCAAGCTGGTAGATTTCTCAGGTTGGGAACTACCGATTCATTATGGGTCACAAATTGACGAGCATGAAGCGGTTCGTACCGATGCCGGTATGTTCGATGTATCACACATGGTGATTACTGATGTCGCTGGCCCACAAGCCAAAGCCTGGTTACAAAAGCTACTGGCTAACGATGTGGCTAAATTAAAAACCGTTGGTAAAGCCTTATACTCAGGCATGCTTAACGAAGAAGGCGGCATCATTGATGACCTAATCGTTTACTTAATGAACGAAGCAGAAACCGAATATCGTATCGTTTCAAACGCCGCAACCCGTGACAAAGACTTGGCCCAATTCAACAAAGTCGCAGCAGACTTCGATGTTGAGCTAACTGAACGTCCTGAGCTTGCCATGCTAGCGGTTCAAGGCCCTAAAGCGGTTGCTAAGCTAAAACAAGCCAAGCCAAACTGGTCAGACATCCTTGATGAAATTAAGCCTTTCGTTGGTGCTGACTTAGCTGAAATTGAAAGCGACAACTGGTTTGTGGCACGTACTGGCTACACTGGTGAAGATGGTGTGGAAGTAATTTTACCAGGCGAGCAAGCACAAGCGTTTTATAGCCTATTACTAGACAATGGCGTTAAGCCTGCTGGTCTTGGCGCTCGTGATACCTTGCGTATGGAAGCCGGTATGAACTTATACGGCCATGATATGGACGAGTCAACCAGCCCTTATGAGTGCAACATGGGTTGGACCTTAGCATTAAAAGATGATCGTGACTTTGTCGGTCGTGAGGCTTTAGTTGCTAAGCGTCAGCAGTCAAAAGAAGACGGCACCGCTATGAAGCAAGTGGGTCTATTATTAGAAACCCGCGGCGTGTTGCGTGAAGGCATGACAGTGACCATCAATCAAGGCACTGACAATGAGCAAACGGGCACCATCACCAGTGGTACCTTCTCACCTAGCCTAAAACAGTCTATCGCTATTGCTCGCATTCCAGCCAATGTTAGCGACGAAGACAGCGTACAGGTTGATTTGCGCGGTAAAGGTAAGTTTGTTGACTTACGTGTATTAAAGCTACCGTTCGTTCGTAATGGCGAAAAGCAATTCGATTAA
- the gcvH gene encoding glycine cleavage system protein GcvH — translation MSNVPSELKYVASHEWLRLEDDGTITVGITDHAQDALGDIVYVELPDVGDTVAVDDEVAVVESVKAASDVYAPITGEVVAINEALEDEPEVINTDPYGDGWMYRIKPDNVDDYEALLSAEEYQADL, via the coding sequence ATGAGTAATGTACCAAGCGAGTTAAAGTATGTAGCAAGCCACGAATGGTTACGTCTAGAAGATGACGGCACCATCACTGTTGGTATTACCGACCACGCTCAAGACGCACTAGGCGATATCGTCTATGTTGAACTGCCTGATGTAGGCGATACCGTTGCTGTTGATGATGAAGTGGCGGTTGTTGAGTCTGTTAAAGCAGCCTCTGACGTTTATGCCCCTATCACTGGTGAAGTTGTGGCGATCAACGAAGCGCTTGAAGACGAGCCTGAAGTAATCAACACTGACCCATACGGTGACGGCTGGATGTATCGTATCAAGCCAGACAATGTTGATGACTATGAAGCATTATTGTCTGCTGAAGAGTATCAAGCTGACCTGTAA
- a CDS encoding nitroreductase family protein, whose translation MTNPQHDASQVNSQTAHDTNSETGRIKAPNLNAFKQVIESRRSVRRFTETPIPDEVLKDCLRMAMLAPNASNLQQWEFYVIDSAEVKQQAVKLCLGQNAAKTSSRLIAVVARTDNWRQHSKQIIDEYPEKPVPPKVKRYYEKLIPLVYTQDPVNALALVKWGFATAHRKLKGPVVTPYYTQADQVKWALSNTFLAAENLMLALRAYGFDSCPMGGFDEPGMKKLLGLGRHHHIAMMIGAGERAHNGIYNEQFRFDYDQFVKHV comes from the coding sequence ATGACGAACCCGCAACATGATGCGTCACAGGTAAATAGCCAGACTGCTCATGACACAAATAGCGAAACAGGACGTATAAAAGCGCCTAATCTTAATGCTTTTAAACAGGTTATAGAGTCTCGTCGCTCAGTAAGACGATTTACAGAAACACCCATACCTGATGAGGTTTTAAAAGATTGTTTGCGTATGGCAATGCTTGCCCCTAACGCGAGTAACCTACAACAATGGGAGTTTTATGTTATTGACTCTGCAGAAGTTAAACAACAAGCCGTAAAACTTTGTTTGGGTCAAAATGCTGCCAAAACGTCTAGTAGACTTATTGCCGTCGTGGCACGTACAGATAACTGGCGTCAACACAGCAAACAGATTATTGATGAATACCCAGAAAAGCCTGTACCACCCAAAGTGAAGCGATATTACGAAAAGCTAATACCGCTCGTTTATACCCAGGATCCGGTAAACGCCTTAGCGTTGGTTAAATGGGGGTTTGCGACTGCTCATCGCAAACTCAAAGGTCCAGTAGTAACACCGTACTATACTCAGGCTGATCAAGTAAAATGGGCGCTTAGTAACACTTTTTTAGCCGCTGAAAACTTGATGCTGGCTTTAAGAGCCTATGGATTCGATAGCTGCCCGATGGGCGGGTTTGATGAACCTGGTATGAAAAAACTATTAGGCCTTGGCCGTCACCATCACATTGCTATGATGATCGGTGCTGGCGAAAGAGCACACAATGGTATTTATAATGAACAGTTTAGATTTGATTACGACCAGTTTGTTAAACACGTTTAA